One Bacillota bacterium genomic window carries:
- a CDS encoding stage V sporulation protein S, with protein sequence MDLLKVSSSTETGRLARAVAQAVRKANGSGEEVALQAIGAGAVYRAAKAIAAARGLLAPEGIDLAAVPAFCEVEGRDGPITGVRFVLSW encoded by the coding sequence GTGGATCTTCTCAAGGTTTCCAGCTCGACCGAGACGGGCAGGCTGGCCCGGGCGGTAGCGCAGGCGGTGCGCAAGGCCAACGGCTCCGGCGAGGAGGTGGCCCTGCAGGCCATAGGGGCGGGGGCGGTGTACCGGGCGGCCAAGGCCATCGCGGCGGCAAGGGGGCTGCTCGCCCCCGAGGGCATCGACCTCGCGGCCGTACCCGCCTTCTGCGAGGTGGAGGGCCGCGACGGCCCCATCACGGGC